One Bosea sp. 685 DNA segment encodes these proteins:
- a CDS encoding acyl-CoA synthetase has protein sequence MTETALKTGIAPKGGVVPMSKRVMNLAHIATQNARRFRERAGFIWGERTWSWGEIDAQASALAAGLRQRGIGKGDRILVHSKNCDAMFVSMFAAFRLGAVWVPTNFRLLPDEVGYLGTSSGAKAFICHGDFPAHAAAVAASEPAPEFIWRIGPGEFGEAEVGEVIARHLGEQVANVAVEHDDPCWFFFTSGTTGRSKAAVLTHGQMGFVVTNHLADLVPGSTEADASLVVAPLSHGAGVHQLVLSSRGAATILLPTERFDIDEAYRLIERHRITNIFTVPTILKMLVEHPAVDQHDHSSLRHIIYAGAPMYREDQKAALAKLGKVLVQYFGLGEVTGNITVLPPALHEAQDGPDARIGTCGYERSGMEVQIQDDAGHAVAPGVQGEICVIGPAVFAGYYDNPEANAKSFRDGWFRTGDLGHMDEQGFVYITGRASDMYISGGSNIYPREIEEKILTHPAIAEVAVLGLPDPVWGEIGVAVCVARAGASATEAEMAEYLAAKIARYKMPKRFFFWEALPKSGYGKVPKRLVKDELEARGELDWLRS, from the coding sequence ATGACCGAGACCGCGCTGAAAACCGGCATCGCGCCCAAGGGCGGCGTTGTTCCAATGTCCAAACGCGTGATGAACCTGGCCCATATCGCGACGCAGAATGCGCGCCGTTTCCGGGAGCGCGCCGGCTTCATCTGGGGCGAGCGGACATGGAGCTGGGGCGAGATCGACGCGCAGGCCTCGGCGCTGGCCGCCGGCCTGCGCCAGCGCGGCATCGGCAAGGGCGACCGCATCCTGGTCCATTCCAAGAATTGCGACGCGATGTTCGTCTCGATGTTCGCCGCTTTCCGGCTGGGTGCGGTCTGGGTGCCGACAAATTTCCGCCTGCTGCCCGACGAGGTCGGCTATCTCGGCACCTCATCGGGCGCCAAGGCCTTCATCTGCCATGGCGATTTTCCGGCCCATGCGGCGGCCGTTGCCGCCTCGGAGCCTGCGCCGGAGTTCATCTGGCGGATCGGGCCGGGCGAGTTCGGCGAGGCCGAGGTCGGCGAGGTGATCGCGCGCCATCTCGGCGAGCAGGTCGCCAATGTCGCGGTCGAGCATGACGATCCCTGCTGGTTCTTCTTTACCTCCGGCACGACGGGGCGCTCGAAGGCCGCGGTGCTGACCCATGGCCAGATGGGCTTCGTGGTGACGAACCATCTCGCCGATCTGGTGCCGGGCTCGACCGAGGCCGACGCCTCGCTCGTCGTCGCCCCGCTCTCGCATGGGGCGGGCGTGCATCAGCTCGTGCTGTCCTCGCGCGGCGCCGCGACGATCCTGCTGCCGACCGAGCGCTTCGACATCGACGAGGCCTATCGCCTGATCGAACGCCACAGGATCACCAACATCTTCACCGTGCCGACCATCCTGAAGATGCTGGTCGAGCATCCGGCCGTCGACCAGCACGACCATTCCAGCCTGCGCCACATCATCTATGCCGGTGCGCCGATGTATCGCGAGGACCAGAAGGCGGCGCTCGCCAAGCTCGGCAAGGTGCTGGTGCAGTATTTCGGGCTGGGCGAGGTCACCGGCAACATCACAGTGTTGCCGCCGGCCCTGCATGAGGCGCAGGACGGTCCCGATGCGCGCATCGGCACCTGCGGTTACGAGCGCAGCGGCATGGAGGTACAAATCCAGGACGATGCCGGCCATGCGGTTGCGCCGGGCGTGCAGGGCGAAATCTGCGTGATCGGCCCCGCCGTCTTCGCCGGCTACTACGACAACCCGGAAGCCAATGCGAAATCCTTCCGCGACGGCTGGTTCCGCACCGGCGATCTCGGCCATATGGACGAGCAGGGCTTCGTCTACATCACCGGCCGCGCCTCGGACATGTACATCTCCGGCGGCTCGAACATCTATCCGCGCGAGATCGAGGAGAAGATCCTGACCCATCCGGCGATCGCGGAGGTCGCGGTGCTCGGCCTGCCTGATCCGGTCTGGGGTGAGATCGGCGTCGCGGTCTGCGTGGCGCGTGCGGGCGCAAGCGCGACCGAAGCCGAAATGGCGGAGTATCTCGCGGCGAAGATCGCCCGCTACAAGATGCCCAAGCGCTTCTTCTTCTGGGAGGCCTTGCCGAAGTCGGGCTATGGCAAGGTGCCCAAGCGCCTGGTCAAGGACGAGCTCGAGGCGCGCGGCGAGCTGGACTGGCTGCGCTCGTGA
- a CDS encoding twin-arginine translocation (Tat), with amino-acid sequence MDRRSFILSLIGGAAAASVGAVAMAQAAPMTLAPEPVDAKPAEPHAARSLDDADAEFSRYHRRHHRRHYRRHRRHYRR; translated from the coding sequence ATGGATAGGCGCTCTTTTATCCTGAGCCTGATTGGCGGGGCGGCTGCCGCCAGCGTCGGCGCTGTCGCGATGGCGCAAGCCGCGCCAATGACGCTCGCTCCGGAGCCTGTGGATGCGAAGCCGGCCGAGCCGCACGCGGCCCGGTCGCTCGATGATGCCGACGCCGAGTTCAGCCGCTATCACCGTCGCCATCATCGCCGGCATTACCGCCGTCACCGCCGCCACTACCGCCGCTGA
- a CDS encoding PCC domain-containing protein: protein MRRIEQPGPAAPERVEWAESHGLRFEMTLQPGLTLLEAVRRSFAAAGFTSGVARIDGAALSSFTYVMPALSQTPEHAAFYSEIFRPPGIARIETGALTFGLRDGAPFFHCHALWQEAGGKRSGGHILPDETLVAEAITLPAVGIDGAGFAAYIDAETNFKLFGPATVPLLGATREGRFFALRVRPNIDLAGALEQFCAEHGVKRATIHGGVGSTIGARFEDGRMVENFATEIAIKSGRVWSEGEGMMSEIDVALVDYTGAMAQGRLTRGDNPVLMTFELVLEAG, encoded by the coding sequence ATGAGGCGCATCGAGCAGCCCGGTCCCGCGGCGCCTGAGCGTGTCGAATGGGCTGAAAGCCATGGTTTGCGCTTCGAAATGACGCTGCAACCCGGTCTGACCCTGCTGGAGGCGGTGCGGCGCAGCTTTGCCGCGGCGGGCTTCACCTCGGGCGTCGCACGAATCGACGGCGCGGCCCTGTCGTCCTTCACCTATGTCATGCCGGCTTTGTCGCAGACGCCGGAGCACGCGGCCTTCTACAGCGAGATCTTCCGGCCGCCGGGCATCGCCCGCATCGAGACCGGCGCGCTGACCTTCGGCCTGCGTGACGGCGCGCCCTTCTTCCATTGCCATGCGCTCTGGCAGGAGGCGGGCGGCAAGCGCAGCGGCGGCCATATCCTGCCCGACGAGACGTTGGTGGCCGAGGCGATCACGCTCCCGGCCGTCGGCATCGATGGCGCGGGTTTCGCCGCTTACATCGATGCCGAGACCAATTTCAAGCTGTTTGGCCCCGCGACGGTGCCCTTGCTGGGCGCGACGCGGGAAGGGCGATTCTTCGCCCTGCGCGTGCGCCCGAACATCGATCTCGCCGGCGCGCTGGAGCAGTTCTGCGCTGAGCACGGCGTCAAGCGCGCGACAATCCATGGCGGTGTCGGCTCGACGATCGGCGCGCGCTTCGAGGATGGCCGGATGGTCGAGAACTTCGCCACCGAAATCGCGATCAAATCCGGCCGGGTCTGGAGCGAGGGCGAAGGCATGATGTCGGAAATCGACGTGGCGCTGGTCGACTACACCGGCGCGATGGCGCAGGGCCGCCTGACGCGCGGCGACAACCCGGTGCTGATGACCTTCGAGCTGGTGCTGGAAGCGGGGTAA
- a CDS encoding alpha/beta hydrolase — MKHTTTCQSETAGDVTYLSGRDGEPTLLLRRVAGTGPSVVYVHGATFPSALSVAYRFGGLSWMDDLAARGFDVWAFDFAGFGGSDRPPAFEHAASESPPFGRACDAEVQLARVLAHVRQVTGRARLSLIAHSWGTIVAGLHASLQPGTIERLVFFGPIAQRDGPPMATGDGPESWRLVSIAQQLARFVEDVPAGHPAVLIEPGLASWAPAYLASDPGAAARRPVPAVRIPAGPAADIKAAWAGNLAYEPARVQAPTLIVRGAWDGLCTDDDALWLRGRLGAAETRDVKIVEGTHLMHLEHARLGLFEATGAFLMKTWF, encoded by the coding sequence GTGAAACACACCACCACATGCCAGTCGGAAACCGCTGGAGACGTCACATATCTAAGCGGGCGGGATGGCGAGCCGACCTTGCTCCTGCGCCGCGTCGCCGGGACCGGACCGAGCGTGGTCTATGTCCACGGTGCGACGTTTCCATCGGCGCTTTCGGTAGCCTATCGTTTTGGCGGCCTGTCCTGGATGGACGATCTGGCGGCGCGCGGATTTGACGTCTGGGCCTTCGACTTTGCCGGTTTCGGCGGCTCCGACCGCCCACCCGCCTTTGAACACGCGGCATCCGAGAGCCCACCTTTTGGCCGCGCATGCGATGCGGAGGTGCAGCTCGCGCGGGTTCTGGCGCATGTCCGGCAGGTTACGGGCCGCGCCAGGCTGTCATTGATCGCGCATTCCTGGGGCACGATCGTGGCCGGGCTCCACGCGTCGCTGCAGCCCGGCACCATCGAACGTCTGGTTTTCTTTGGGCCGATCGCGCAGCGAGACGGGCCGCCCATGGCGACGGGCGATGGCCCCGAAAGCTGGCGGCTGGTTTCGATCGCCCAGCAACTGGCCCGTTTCGTCGAGGATGTTCCCGCAGGCCACCCAGCGGTGCTGATCGAACCCGGGCTGGCCTCATGGGCTCCGGCCTATCTTGCAAGCGATCCAGGGGCGGCGGCCCGGCGGCCCGTTCCAGCCGTCCGGATTCCGGCTGGTCCGGCCGCCGACATCAAGGCTGCGTGGGCCGGGAACCTTGCCTATGAGCCCGCAAGGGTTCAGGCGCCGACACTGATTGTGCGAGGCGCCTGGGATGGTCTGTGCACGGACGATGATGCGCTCTGGCTGCGCGGGCGGCTGGGGGCTGCCGAGACGCGCGACGTCAAAATCGTCGAAGGCACGCATCTCATGCATCTCGAACATGCGCGCCTTGGCCTGTTCGAGGCGACGGGAGCCTTTCTGATGAAAACCTGGTTCTAG
- a CDS encoding acyl-CoA synthetase — MLMRAASYRVTFEAFRWDIPERFNIGVACCDRHADGSGKPALIYEDETAGVATLSFDELKRSSNRLANMLHGHGVGAGERVGILLPQRPETAMAHLAIYKMGAIALPLFTQFGPDALEHRLQHSGAAVLITDAENIGKIETIRAALPDLKRIFVIGNRETTGTHLDFDAELAKASDRFTPLDTRADDPALIIYTSGTTGKPKGALHAHRVLLGHLPGVQLPQEFFPQARDLFWTPADWAWAGGLLDVLLPSLYFGVPVLASRAKKFDPEAAFALMARHKVRNAFLPPTALKLMRQVERPRQRFDYAMRSIGTGGETLGADMLAWSEQTFGFPVNEFYGQTEANLIVSNCASLFPIVPGSMGRAVPGHCVAVISPEGDELPAGEQGLIAVARPDPVMMLEYWRQPEATAAKFVGDWLVTGDTGACDAEGYFWFQGRDDDIISSGAYRIGPGDIEDCIIRHQSVLMVAVVGSPDPLRTEVVKAFVLPKPGFAPSDTLAAEIQAFVRERLAAYQYPREIEFVTELPMTATGKIRRKDLRDLEVARKNSGGER, encoded by the coding sequence ATGCTGATGCGGGCGGCAAGCTACCGGGTTACCTTCGAGGCTTTCCGCTGGGATATCCCGGAGCGCTTCAACATCGGCGTCGCCTGCTGCGACCGCCATGCCGATGGCAGCGGCAAGCCGGCGCTGATCTACGAGGATGAAACGGCGGGCGTCGCGACCCTGAGCTTCGACGAACTGAAACGGAGCTCCAACCGCCTCGCCAATATGCTGCACGGCCATGGCGTCGGAGCGGGCGAGCGCGTCGGCATCCTGCTACCGCAACGGCCGGAAACGGCGATGGCCCATCTCGCCATCTACAAGATGGGCGCAATCGCGCTGCCGCTTTTCACCCAGTTCGGGCCGGATGCGCTCGAACACCGTTTGCAGCACAGCGGCGCAGCAGTGCTGATCACCGATGCCGAGAACATCGGCAAGATCGAGACGATCCGCGCCGCACTGCCCGACCTCAAACGCATCTTCGTCATCGGCAATAGAGAAACGACCGGGACCCATCTCGATTTCGACGCGGAGCTGGCAAAGGCCTCCGACCGTTTTACGCCCCTCGATACACGCGCCGATGATCCAGCTCTGATCATCTACACCTCCGGCACGACGGGAAAGCCCAAGGGTGCACTGCATGCGCATCGCGTCCTGCTCGGCCATCTGCCTGGTGTGCAACTGCCGCAGGAATTCTTCCCGCAAGCCCGCGACCTGTTCTGGACGCCGGCCGATTGGGCCTGGGCCGGCGGCCTGCTCGACGTGCTGCTGCCGAGCCTCTATTTCGGCGTCCCCGTCCTGGCCTCACGCGCGAAGAAATTCGATCCGGAAGCCGCCTTCGCGCTGATGGCCCGGCACAAGGTCCGCAACGCCTTCCTGCCGCCCACCGCGCTGAAGCTGATGCGGCAGGTCGAGAGGCCGCGCCAGCGCTTCGACTATGCGATGCGCTCGATCGGCACCGGCGGCGAGACGCTCGGCGCCGACATGCTGGCCTGGAGCGAGCAGACCTTCGGCTTTCCGGTCAACGAGTTCTACGGCCAGACCGAGGCCAACCTGATCGTCTCGAACTGCGCCAGCCTGTTCCCGATCGTGCCAGGTTCGATGGGCCGTGCCGTGCCCGGCCACTGCGTCGCGGTGATCTCTCCCGAGGGCGACGAGCTGCCGGCCGGCGAGCAGGGGCTGATCGCAGTGGCAAGGCCCGACCCGGTGATGATGCTGGAATACTGGCGCCAGCCTGAGGCGACGGCGGCCAAATTCGTCGGCGACTGGCTCGTCACCGGAGACACCGGCGCCTGCGACGCAGAAGGCTATTTCTGGTTCCAGGGCCGCGACGACGACATCATCTCCAGCGGCGCCTATCGGATCGGGCCCGGCGACATCGAGGACTGCATCATCCGCCATCAGTCCGTGCTGATGGTCGCCGTCGTCGGCAGCCCCGACCCGCTGCGCACCGAGGTGGTCAAGGCCTTCGTGCTGCCGAAACCGGGCTTTGCTCCCTCGGACACCCTCGCCGCCGAGATCCAGGCCTTCGTCAGGGAGCGGCTCGCCGCCTATCAATATCCCCGTGAGATCGAATTCGTCACCGAACTGCCGATGACCGCGACCGGCAAGATCAGGCGCAAGGACCTGCGCGATCTGGAGGTGGCGCGGAAAAACTCCGGAGGCGAACGATGA
- a CDS encoding MaoC/PaaZ C-terminal domain-containing protein, whose protein sequence is MGLYFEEFGEDLRVVTRGRTVGEGDITLFSGLSGDFNPLHVDSEYCATTSFGERIAHGPLTLAMVIGLMSQQNLIDATTMGLLDLHWSFAAPVRIGDAVHAVVTTVDRKPSRKPDRGVVTLKLDVFNQRGEQVQTGHLKLLMKRRPEQG, encoded by the coding sequence ATGGGCCTCTACTTCGAGGAATTCGGCGAGGATCTGCGCGTCGTCACACGCGGCCGCACCGTCGGCGAAGGCGACATCACGCTATTTTCCGGGCTCTCCGGCGATTTCAACCCGCTCCATGTCGACAGCGAATATTGCGCCACCACCTCCTTCGGCGAGCGCATCGCCCATGGCCCGCTGACGCTCGCCATGGTGATCGGCCTGATGTCGCAGCAGAACCTGATCGACGCCACCACCATGGGCCTGCTCGATCTGCACTGGAGTTTTGCCGCGCCGGTCAGGATCGGCGACGCCGTCCATGCCGTGGTCACGACCGTGGATCGCAAGCCCTCGCGCAAGCCCGATCGCGGTGTCGTCACCCTCAAGCTCGATGTATTCAACCAGCGCGGCGAGCAGGTTCAGACCGGCCATCTCAAGCTTTTGATGAAGCGCCGCCCGGAGCAAGGCTGA
- a CDS encoding AbrB/MazE/SpoVT family DNA-binding domain-containing protein, translating into MKERSKPEADGATVLQIRKIGNSLGLILPKELLAQLGFSEGDQLEVVRQPEGGVKLQRHDDQHARAMAIARQVMKDYANTMRELAK; encoded by the coding sequence ATGAAGGAGCGCAGCAAACCAGAGGCCGATGGCGCGACGGTTCTCCAGATTCGTAAGATCGGCAACTCTCTCGGTCTTATCCTACCGAAGGAGTTATTGGCGCAGCTTGGCTTTTCCGAGGGCGATCAGCTCGAGGTGGTCAGGCAGCCCGAGGGTGGAGTCAAACTGCAGCGGCATGACGATCAGCATGCCCGGGCAATGGCGATCGCGCGGCAGGTCATGAAGGACTACGCCAATACAATGCGCGAGCTTGCTAAGTGA
- a CDS encoding type II toxin-antitoxin system death-on-curing family toxin, translating to MSEPLWLSVELIRDIHAEQLAIYGGPEGIRDLGLLASALARPINRFAYGETDMAALAAAYAFGLARNHPFVDGNKRAAFLAMMTFLRLNGIPFAPADAMAAAAILALAASEVDEGGLTRWIRDNWPKDMPA from the coding sequence GTGAGCGAGCCGCTCTGGTTGTCGGTCGAATTGATCCGGGACATCCATGCCGAACAGCTTGCGATTTATGGCGGGCCGGAAGGCATCCGTGATCTGGGGCTGCTCGCGTCGGCGCTTGCCCGTCCTATCAACCGTTTTGCTTATGGCGAGACCGATATGGCGGCTCTCGCTGCTGCCTATGCCTTCGGATTGGCGCGGAACCATCCGTTCGTCGATGGCAACAAGCGCGCCGCCTTCCTTGCGATGATGACGTTCCTGCGCCTGAACGGCATTCCTTTTGCGCCGGCGGACGCGATGGCCGCTGCCGCCATTCTGGCGCTAGCCGCCAGCGAGGTCGACGAAGGAGGGCTGACACGCTGGATCCGCGACAACTGGCCCAAGGATATGCCTGCATGA
- a CDS encoding 3-keto-5-aminohexanoate cleavage protein, with protein sequence MTTPIWIEAAINGPWGKERQPGIPIAIPDIVADGIAAVEAGAAIVHLHVYDIETGRQRDDWQLYARAIEGIRAKVDAIVYPTIPILGSGYAGDMLGSGRYTHLEELAKRGLVEWGVLDPGSCNWTTFAGIPGGEPGFIYQNPGEHIREGMAVAHAHKIHPSYAIYEPGFTRLGAALAKAYPGLPTPIYRLMFSDAFAWGFPPKVYALEAHLALLAEDAPGAPVMIAGLGVDLSGLIGPAVACGVHVRAGLEDAHFGCTRTNAELVAETLKLVEAAGGRAASVVEVRADLAARR encoded by the coding sequence ATGACCACCCCCATCTGGATCGAGGCCGCGATCAATGGACCCTGGGGCAAGGAGCGTCAGCCCGGCATTCCGATTGCCATTCCCGACATCGTCGCGGACGGCATTGCGGCGGTCGAGGCGGGGGCGGCGATCGTGCATCTTCATGTCTACGACATCGAGACCGGTCGCCAGCGCGACGATTGGCAGCTTTATGCCCGGGCGATCGAAGGCATTCGCGCCAAGGTCGACGCCATCGTCTACCCGACCATCCCGATCCTCGGCTCGGGCTATGCCGGCGACATGCTCGGCTCCGGCCGCTACACCCATCTGGAGGAGCTCGCCAAGCGCGGCCTGGTCGAATGGGGCGTGCTCGACCCCGGCTCCTGCAACTGGACGACCTTCGCCGGCATTCCCGGCGGCGAGCCCGGCTTCATCTATCAGAACCCAGGCGAGCATATCCGCGAGGGCATGGCGGTGGCCCATGCCCACAAGATCCATCCGAGCTATGCGATTTATGAGCCCGGCTTCACGCGATTGGGCGCGGCGCTGGCCAAGGCCTATCCGGGGCTGCCGACGCCGATCTATCGCCTGATGTTCTCCGACGCTTTCGCCTGGGGCTTTCCGCCCAAGGTCTATGCGCTCGAGGCGCATCTCGCGCTCTTGGCCGAGGATGCTCCCGGCGCTCCGGTGATGATCGCGGGACTCGGTGTCGATCTCTCGGGTTTGATCGGGCCGGCCGTGGCATGCGGCGTCCATGTTCGGGCGGGGCTTGAGGATGCGCATTTCGGCTGCACCAGGACGAATGCGGAACTTGTGGCGGAAACGCTGAAGCTGGTCGAGGCGGCCGGCGGGCGTGCCGCGAGCGTAGTCGAGGTACGGGCGGATCTGGCGGCGCGGCGTTAA
- a CDS encoding ABC1 kinase family protein — protein sequence MSDHDSEANRFSARAARYARVGANVGGVAARIAGTRLFGLDGRNASNAEALAKALGGLKGPIMKVAQLVATIPDVVPPEYAAELQKLQSQAPPMGAAFVKRRMMAELGPQWRERFAEFDLKPAAAASLGQVHRATTLEGVALACKLQYPDMESAVEADISQLGILFALHRRMDPVIDTTEIAKEIGARVREELDYIREAKHIALYQEILTDTPEVRVPRLEASLSTRRLLTMHWLEGSPILSHKQDDQEARDRISTAMFKAWWRPFSHHGVIHGDPHLGNYTVFSEGDAPAGINLLDYGCIRIFPPSFVGGVVDLYRGLLEGDAARVVHAYETWGFKGLTKDLVDTLNIWARFIYGPLLEDRTRRIAEGVSPAEYGRKQAFQVHQALKQRGPVTVPREFVFMDRAAIGLGGVFLHLDAELNFHRLFEAEIEGFSVETVTSKQRQALVSAGLKGEA from the coding sequence ATGTCCGACCACGACAGCGAAGCCAACCGCTTTTCCGCCCGCGCCGCGCGCTATGCTCGCGTCGGGGCCAATGTCGGCGGGGTCGCGGCGCGCATCGCCGGTACGCGGTTGTTCGGGCTGGATGGCCGTAACGCCAGCAATGCCGAGGCGCTGGCCAAGGCGCTGGGCGGGCTGAAGGGCCCGATCATGAAGGTGGCGCAACTCGTCGCCACGATTCCCGACGTAGTGCCGCCGGAATACGCCGCCGAATTGCAGAAGCTGCAATCGCAGGCGCCGCCGATGGGCGCGGCTTTCGTCAAGCGCCGGATGATGGCCGAGCTCGGGCCGCAATGGCGCGAGCGTTTCGCCGAGTTCGATCTGAAGCCGGCGGCGGCGGCCTCGCTGGGGCAGGTGCACCGCGCCACCACGCTTGAGGGCGTCGCGCTCGCCTGCAAGCTGCAATATCCCGATATGGAATCGGCCGTGGAGGCCGACATCTCCCAGCTCGGCATCCTGTTCGCCTTGCACCGGCGGATGGACCCGGTGATCGACACGACCGAGATCGCCAAGGAGATCGGCGCCAGGGTGCGCGAGGAGCTCGATTACATTCGCGAGGCGAAGCATATCGCGCTCTACCAGGAGATCCTGACTGACACGCCGGAGGTGCGGGTACCCCGGCTCGAAGCCTCGCTGTCGACGCGCAGGCTCCTGACCATGCATTGGCTCGAGGGCAGCCCGATCCTGTCCCATAAGCAGGACGACCAGGAGGCGCGCGACCGCATCTCGACCGCGATGTTCAAAGCCTGGTGGCGGCCCTTCAGCCATCATGGCGTCATCCATGGCGATCCGCATCTGGGGAACTACACCGTTTTTTCAGAGGGTGACGCGCCGGCCGGCATCAACCTGCTCGACTATGGCTGCATCCGCATCTTCCCGCCGAGCTTCGTCGGCGGCGTGGTCGATCTCTATCGCGGCCTGCTCGAGGGCGACGCCGCCCGTGTCGTCCATGCCTATGAGACCTGGGGCTTCAAGGGGCTGACCAAGGATCTCGTCGACACGCTGAACATCTGGGCGCGCTTCATCTACGGGCCGCTGCTGGAGGATCGGACGCGCCGCATTGCCGAAGGCGTCAGCCCGGCCGAGTACGGTCGGAAGCAGGCCTTCCAGGTGCATCAGGCCCTGAAGCAGCGTGGGCCGGTGACCGTGCCGCGCGAATTCGTCTTCATGGACCGGGCCGCGATCGGGCTCGGCGGCGTCTTCCTGCATCTCGACGCCGAGCTGAATTTCCATCGCCTGTTCGAGGCGGAGATCGAGGGGTTTTCGGTGGAGACGGTAACGTCGAAGCAGAGACAAGCGCTTGTCTCTGCTGGATTAAAGGGGGAGGCCTGA
- a CDS encoding aa3-type cytochrome c oxidase subunit IV, with the protein MADHGHHATDIPQMDYAEHERTYQGFMHFAEVGTVACLAIVAALAVGGTKHAWGIALIGTLLTLVGTAVGIASKSLAWKAPAVPFVLMMVALVLL; encoded by the coding sequence ATGGCCGATCACGGGCATCACGCCACCGACATTCCGCAGATGGACTACGCCGAGCATGAGCGGACCTATCAGGGCTTCATGCATTTCGCCGAGGTCGGCACCGTCGCGTGCCTCGCCATCGTCGCGGCGCTGGCGGTGGGCGGCACCAAGCATGCCTGGGGTATCGCCCTCATCGGTACGCTGCTGACGCTGGTTGGCACGGCTGTCGGCATCGCATCGAAATCGCTCGCCTGGAAGGCTCCGGCCGTTCCCTTCGTGCTGATGATGGTTGCGCTCGTTCTCCTGTAA
- a CDS encoding Re/Si-specific NAD(P)(+) transhydrogenase subunit alpha: MRIAVPAETQGAETRVAVTPETVRKFIGLGAEIVVEKGAGLASGINDADYEAAGASIAKNAKEALKGAAIVLKVRRPAETEIAGLPSGALVVGIMDPYGNEAAVEALAKAKVAAFAMEFMPRITRAQVMDVLSSQANLAGYRAVIDGAAEYGRALPMMMTAAGTVPAARIFIMGVGVAGLQAIATARRLGAIVTATDVRPATKEQVESLGAKFLAVEDDEFKQAQTAGGYAKEMSKEYQAKQAELTASHIAKQDIVITTALIPGRPAPKLISKAMVESMKAGSVIVDLAVERGGNCELAKPGEIAVTPNGVKIVGHLNVPGRLAATSSQLYAKNLFAFVETLIDKDTKALAVNWDDELVKATALTKDGAVIHPNFAPKPAPVVEGSV; encoded by the coding sequence ATGCGCATTGCTGTGCCAGCCGAAACGCAAGGGGCGGAAACCCGCGTCGCCGTGACGCCGGAGACCGTCCGCAAGTTCATCGGCCTCGGGGCCGAAATCGTGGTCGAGAAGGGCGCCGGGCTCGCTTCCGGCATCAATGACGCCGATTATGAGGCGGCTGGCGCAAGCATCGCCAAGAACGCCAAGGAAGCGCTCAAGGGCGCGGCGATCGTGCTCAAGGTGCGCCGCCCGGCCGAAACCGAGATCGCTGGCCTTCCCTCCGGCGCGCTCGTCGTCGGCATCATGGACCCCTATGGCAATGAGGCTGCGGTCGAGGCCCTGGCCAAGGCCAAGGTCGCGGCCTTCGCGATGGAGTTCATGCCGCGCATCACCCGCGCGCAGGTCATGGACGTGCTTTCCTCGCAGGCCAACCTCGCCGGCTATCGCGCGGTGATCGACGGCGCGGCCGAATATGGCCGGGCGCTGCCGATGATGATGACGGCAGCCGGCACGGTTCCCGCCGCGCGCATCTTCATCATGGGTGTCGGCGTTGCCGGACTGCAGGCGATCGCGACGGCGCGGCGCCTTGGCGCGATCGTGACCGCGACCGATGTGCGCCCCGCCACCAAGGAGCAGGTCGAATCGCTCGGCGCGAAGTTCCTGGCCGTCGAGGATGACGAGTTCAAGCAGGCGCAGACGGCCGGCGGCTACGCCAAGGAAATGTCCAAGGAATACCAGGCCAAGCAGGCCGAGCTGACGGCGAGCCACATCGCCAAGCAGGACATCGTCATCACCACGGCGCTGATCCCGGGGCGTCCCGCACCGAAGCTGATCTCCAAGGCGATGGTCGAGAGCATGAAGGCTGGTTCCGTGATCGTCGATCTCGCGGTCGAGCGCGGCGGCAATTGCGAACTCGCCAAGCCCGGCGAAATCGCGGTTACGCCCAATGGCGTCAAGATCGTCGGCCATCTCAACGTGCCCGGCCGCCTGGCCGCGACCTCGTCGCAGCTCTACGCCAAGAACCTCTTCGCCTTCGTCGAGACGCTGATCGACAAGGACACGAAGGCGCTTGCGGTGAACTGGGACGACGAATTGGTGAAGGCGACCGCCTTGACCAAGGACGGCGCGGTGATCCATCCGAATTTCGCGCCGAAGCCTGCGCCTGTCGTCGAGGGGAGCGTCTAA